A genomic region of Lasioglossum baleicum chromosome 16, iyLasBale1, whole genome shotgun sequence contains the following coding sequences:
- the LOC143217046 gene encoding DNA-dependent protein kinase catalytic subunit isoform X2 — protein MDSFRTFMNIFTRGVRERNASDLTEILEDSKTYFERLSKDDRELALSIFFDKQEGILCFLENEFNTLKPDKNFDTVIKNAFRLLEFVIEQFSEIFLPYIVDTKNICQKVLETKCSLLIKKPACNAFIKLIELFKEHEMELGKTIEKLVSLFAMVDIKERSIWFSVIAKIIRHRPDLLEIHENATAIFRQLRNDFIKQNNPRNTVRSTDIFQIYFDVFSDLLREFSEDLEREHYEELYSWVKEFSRPERYQVKKIAMRSAVNLLSRHIYLFREFVYADYDHWYKLLINLAQDKNTQCSECGQRALRNFYRSIGEMLKKKTSEEDKTVFLYFKNFFEKQLEDNQEVIANIRFVVYGFSQMAAPCKRYLTHNDVREMFSLVAHCAMPLCSRENLGQLDLDSICDYLEALSEIILHMSELSIDQINIISKLSIILIKRFPELPIVNRNFAIHSLTKTIVNIRTVSKALLEEFLYNLIYNGIIWTCSHTLLVDAELERELKRLDELLMCYKNYLPLWSQLLKREWYKPHEYIVQDVVDSAIHVCITLITKLNLNTRVNDDNIFSDASFSQIAENAADFRMFVNIVDLYVDIINKLESSLLTRTLHRFLLKFIDMSYKRPLVSGFYKLVYATFKHIPSLTEDESETETLELLYKYLINILNLMPTFTGELLTTCLSLILNVPEMYIERILDSSIPTFKIALTVGLSDFEVAWTALNALERWSSCSNDQQKSKFLLEIVPFLEPYLNSGESYVEMSQDIIKSERKVIKRIVLRDNEKTLEKFQMRVLLFIASLDTDALMSFVYKKSMDIGATWDKKDLLKYSLSLSDAEVDIYFDKILPRLTELARNSGDRRTKIIACEVLHSMVMLILGKTSKSNLDKFAPLYNIICPALLSLGCDFDEAARQIFQPLMLQLMHWLSSKFMLKSLATTCFIDSVFEALSNDSNSSLREFSGACLAEFTKWSIKQSNNDRRGTESNIDEVVNKMMNFAVHPSTCKRIAAATAFNHLYAILREDETIVSVYWLELLYCFVKSLDGCNDPTIVVALNHVERVLIAKKNLLNANHGKRRLPTEFKGATLTDAAYWLLTQCGSVNSTCRAKCMDLVVKLSEHINDCDSVATMIDHFIAVYGNKQFNRIIFNDLDSKTEDLITCSIILPLLRSLDCYIWLIKNDLLKMEYLFANSSAETEILFNSAKNFIFVVNKMKRETGDDSAVMLSKELDELQNLQCKLIVTIFDFFRILLDSDENYVPDYFLCKDLFELISKCIMCPQVVGFETINLESTESLSLILHDLMESMIRKGDHAILDAIKRQLSVHVEKHINNFIDLDKIVSSSCSCSELKQYVHGLRFLERHNILGQMYNGIYSIDQPDDKITRVFGVLAREEIGEFVSVNIKTPVIEYLQILMELLLSRYETSITKTLVALIGNDTMVWDLFVPEDRLGMYFLRLFKNEIFKYMLKDAEKTMEAFDSLLQTNSSLLLTMMEQLFLFVQRHRNELRENRESLADAMIKRFTVFERAVNDQHDRKEKLISIYGVVVSLKERPIEVQSLNKDFHAWILDQLTGNDDDVNDKIRILQNFLVCLTDKTSDSQPELLAILHTLRTDRIALCPNNFSLRDVKASKAINCFQTLLTLLPVTKSIVVFKSIILFAAGIAEHLWDDRTEENLKRYFISIGPANALASMEAAYKLFLSLNKPINERFDILRRFLLPSFEFCETAEIKKFFERNIREIYTVIERAIVGSSSDMSQLIVSKIGCYDLVAVMFAKVDINEIDDPDSVITRNAIDQVETGKELLRNLYRSTLQVRMLKTPDPEQKETMRLLHCSAYNLSIAIVSLKTDEDTYKSIFAENRKKEQLIWENIVDCQKRYDIEQTFKEYPKHYKKLVNIRKSIRKQTNSGRNSYVYSYDLSNCTLNEDIHAYDYNEAVVRDNNTDTKQESMSVLLESDQLNNHECMATICGVLNHMISTQISTPPDDNTDQDDIVIPKWLECFCSPAGSDNVRLFKLKIMLNMQTVFKPYAKYCLQVIIHTAYSYLVRNPLNYVIADVIEMLIDWRRVALPDTPKEKAIVQKLWEIMIETAVVNKTNDITGAVYKYNLYMIKVILEMWRDCLELPQNLGSKMETAAGATVYLILICMVNGMIDKMIEREDIFKFLEKSLQNWKDDKQTVVQCCECFGLILKHLNEHDSLSSRIGLIIEQIRSVLRQMQASFAARQIICIRALCKSYPDAGIIYFDFVTTNMIRVDRMEQSYCLEIFLHCIPKFNTEQVLKELEYLKFRDLLKNKVLLYEKIALQIIHALVSILPPSYLLSLVVLVTPYTKHDSSEYRDCAYDIFIGVYNKYIVDTSDEEDARKLMHISKEMLFDGILDPAEQLQEKILDFWTRSAHLTSTREQRLLESLNAYVPGASGNFLPYLLLMILDLAKKSKNYMQKIFDEPLYEDCNYRDYKITPSWRTKNLGSKAPLFVPSLASKMNQTFTQMTATLTGSFESSYTRPYESNTGFDLQATQDLEFEPTFADQEPTSMSDNYDFDDTFKMPAVPEPAHNKKSKRMLSSSAEISSAIRQKEIKKNIQRAEMIKEDAVRQRSSVKLYRKYRIGDFPDIEIFHSTLIEPLQQLAKKDSQICKDLTVSIVCAFLKECRENEFVKNVADSLKLIVEKERGSNAMIAVSLEILQATRVVNCSPEVVARVSRLNSLNFLGPLVIEENIIYRRNDIEPPKKRARNYDVQDTTMQHCLQEEWLQLANLYESINDVDVVLSIFHNHITNEDIRDASFAQTANNWVEAKAAYEKAYETDSVLVKEHCLQGLFECLSNMCRWDKIDEHIQKKSNESIENIWDDPWKDWMLPWLFEVYVRRLIDAKASNSLFETKELIEAWLGNDAKVKYIKRSFGSELTMFWLYDQLEVARDLTLSTLDEMREQWIRLHPLSTQLRVHMLQRLRIINDVNWYIKVLKTAERPDDLRDILNFWNNSLPSVQDAIIPWEKLTSYRIEFISGPLRKTMAKWNIDETQQDSESVPDRVEAGIARQLSTAAFSMRLKMIETALAQKNKYIAKKYLIQLEKIINISDHSVDMEHQFLLAVAKTKYLNGEIETDTKKKLSNYASSWTHCHDLLRRADLDPMINVHIRHQIGKVASKLAQLSQKDATFSDLLAGNTAILDRINVANDDAPAIRESLNAYCLNQLKECCAVESPSIRECYYTLSKYCYEKLSGDSYAGDAEISKEFVRSTLKAMSYGSLEAAHYFPCLLKSEYFEDEQTKDIFLKDCEGIQTWLFLSWQAQLFSHLGTAIAPLIIPILKRIVETYPNAVMYTFRLTVETNPALLNEARTYEIRQILYQRSEIDHFLLAMQYLVQPELYLQYYLFELLKNLSLGSATAVSMLLKKVYPNKREMEQDLRPGTIFNEIKAYENQIKRWESWKPEKIKQEVSKLIEKLKNSFGRRKDKSHLQDYSPWLHRFSGKDIEIPGQYTGDRKPMPRYHAKIIKIEPSVKVLKSLRKPIQIVMIGNDAKEYNFLVKFGEDLRQDQRLQQLFTVMNKTLRIDTACKQKQLSIDTYQVIPLSKTVGLIQWIDNTRSLQEFIRFTFSKEQEKRCESIGEQYEQWIQSAAPSKKQVERYKEATVKYSVAKVNAKMGELIRKTDWDSLRKTFTVLCPSVESFVVMRRNFVTTYATMCIAHWILGIGDRHLGNLLIVVASGRCLGIDFGLAFDAGVDLRIPELMPFRLTHQILGLLRPFTEKDLLRAIMVHTLRALRNESGPILSCMDVFVHEPLNWTEHVNKKQQENEDDVADIKWMPKKKIKAVTKKLTGIKPSSIILEQLKEQHEGKYLDRCYVILNGEDDIKRPRASIKNDSLSPEEQIDCLLDQATDLNILGRTYGGWRPWL, from the exons ATGGATTCGTTTCGAACGTTTATGAACATTTTCACGAGAGGTGTGAGAGAAAGAAACGCCAGCGATCTTACAGAAATTTTGGAGGACAGTAAAACTTATTTTGAAAGATTATCGAAGGACGACAGAG AATTGGCGTTATCCATATTTTTCGATAAACAGGAAGGTATCCTCTGTTTCCTTGAAAATGAATTTAACACATTGAAGCCTGACAAAAATTTTGATACAGTGATTAAGAATGCGTTTCGTCTCCTCGAATTTGTTATAGAACAATTTTCAGAAATATTTCTGCCATACATCGTTGACACTAAA AACATATGTCAGAAGGTGCTGGAAACAAAATGTTCGTTGTTGATTAAAAAACCAGCTTGCAATGCTTTCATCAAGTTAATCGAATTATTTAAGGAACACGAAATGGAATTAGGCAAGACTATAGAAAAATTGGTATCTTTGTTTGCTATGGTAGATATAAAAG AGAGAAGTATATGGTTCTCCGTGATTGCCAAGATCATAAGGCATAGACCAGATCTGTTGGAAATACATGAAAATGCAACTGCCATTTTTCGGCAATTAAGAAACGACTTTATAAAGCAG AATAATCCTCGAAACACAGTTCGGTCGACCgatatatttcaaatatatttcgaTGTTTTTTCGGACTTATTGAGAGAATTTTCGGAAGACCTGGAAAGAGAACATTACGAAGAACTGTATAGCTGGGTTAAAGAGTTCAGTCGTCCGGAGAGATATCAagttaaaaaaattgcgatgagATCCGCAGTGAACTTGTTGTCCCGTCATATCTACCTGTTCCGTGAATTTGTCTACGCCGATTATGACCATTGGTATAAACTATTAATCAATCTTGCTCAAGACAAGAATACGCAATGCAGCGAATGCGGACAACGCGCTTTGAGAAACTTTTATAGATCGATCGGGGAAATGTTGAAGAAGAAAACTTCCGAGGAAGACAAAACTGTATTTttg tattttaaaaactttttcgaaAAACAATTGGAAGATAACCAAGAAGTAATTgcaaatatacgttttgtagtaTACGGCTTCAGTCAGATGGCTGCTCCATGTAAAAGGTATCTCACGCATAACGATGTGAGAGAAATGTTTTCTCTGGTTGCCCATTGCGCTATGCCACTTTGTTCCAG AGAAAATTTGGGACAATTAGACTTGGACAGTATTTGCGATTATCTAGAAGCCTTGTCTGAGATAATATTGCACATGTCGGAACTATCGATCGATCAGATCAACATCATTTCAAAGCTcagtattattttaattaaaaggtTTCCCGAACTTCCCATAGTGAATCGAAATTTTGCGATTCACTCGCTGACGAAAACGATCGTGAACATTCGGACAGTTAGCAAAGCCTTGTTAGAAGAGTTTCTATATAATTTAA TTTATAACGGAATAATATGGACCTGTTCGCACACTCTACTCGTCGACGCAGAATTAGAACGGGAATTGAAACGCCTCGACGAGCTACTAATGTGCTACAAAAATTATTTACCTTTGTGGTCACAGCTTTTGAAACGAGAGTGGTATAAACCACACGAGTACATTGTACAAGACGTGGTTGATTCAGCAATACACGTGTGCATCACGCTAATCACGAAATTAAATCTAAACACGAGAGTGAACGACGATAACATATTCTCGGACGCGAGCTTTTCTCAAATTGCCGAGAACGCGGCAGACTTTCGAATGTTTGTCAACATCGTCGATTTATATGTCGATATAATCAATAAATTAGAGTCCTCGTTGTTGACGAGAACTTTGCACAGATTCCTATTAAAGTTCATCGATATGTCTTACAAGCGGCCTCTTGTATCGGGCTTTTACAAATTAGTGTACGCAACGTTCAAACATATTCCCAGTTTAACCGAAGACGAGAGTGAAACAGAAACACTGGAGTTGTTATACAAATACTTGATtaacatattgaacttgatgcCTACGTTCACAGGCGAATTGTTGACTACTTGTTTATCCCTAATTCTAAACGTACCAGAGATGTATATAGAGCGCATACTGGACAGTTCGATTCCAACGTTCAAGATAGCTTTAACTGTGGGATTAAGCGATTTCGAAGTAGCTTGGACCGCGTTGAACGCGTTGGAAAGATGGTCGAGCTGTTCGAACGATCAACAGAAGAGTAAATTTCTGTTAGAGATTGTACCATTCTTGGAGCCGTATTTAAACAGCGGAGAGAGCTACGTGGAGATGTCACAGGATATAATTAAATCCGAGAGGAAAGTTATCAAGCGTATCGTGCTCAGAGACAACgagaaaacattagaaaaatttcagatgAGAGTTCTATTATTTATCGCGTCGCTTGACACCGATGCGTTGATGAGTTTCGTCTACAAAAAGTCCATGGATATAGGAGCCACTTGGGACAAGAAAGATTTGCTCAAGTATTCGCTGTCTCTGTCCGATGCAGAGGTGGATATTTATTTCGACAAAATTCTACCAAGGCTGACTGAATTAGCGCGAAACTCTGGGGACAGGCGAACGAAGATCATCGCCTGCGAAGTGCTGCATTCTATGGTAATGTTGATCTTGGGGAAAACATCGAAGTCGAATCTGGATAAATTCGCACCTCTGTACAACATAATATGCCCAGCTTTACTTAGCTTAGGCTGCGATTTCGATGAAGCAGCTAGGCAAATCTTTCAGCCTCTGATGCTGCAGCTGATGCATTGGTTGAGCTCGAAATTCATGCTGAAATCTCTAGCGACCACGTGCTTCATAGATTCGGTGTTCGAGGCTTTGAGCAATGACTCGAACTCTTCGCTCAGGGAGTTCTCCGGAGCGTGTTTAGCCGAATTTACTAAATGGTCTATAAAACAGTCTAACAACGACAGGAGAGGAACTGAATCAAACATCGACGAGGTTGTAAACAAAATGATGAATTTCGCGGTTCATCCGTCTACGTGCAAACGAATAGCAGCCGCAACAGCTTTCAATCATCTTTACGCTATCCTACGGGAAGACGAAACAATTGTTTCTGTATACTGGCTGGAACTTTTGTATTGCTTCGTGAAGAGTTTAGACGGTTGCAACGATCCCACGATCGTCGTTGCGCTCAATCATGTTGAAAGAGTGCTAATCGCGAAGAAGAATTTATTGAATGCGAATCACGGTAAACGTAGATTGCCGACAGAATTCAAAGGAGCAACTCTAACAGATGCAGCGTACTGGCTGCTCACTCAATGCGGTTCCGTAAACTCTACTTGCAGGGCGAAATGCATGGACCTGGTGGTTAAACTCTCTGAACATATAAATGATTGCGACTCGGTCGCAACGATGATAGATCATTTCATCGCTGTCTATGGAAACAAACAGTTTAATAGAATAATATTCAACGATCTAGACTCGAAGACGGAGGATCTAATTACTTGCAGTATTATTTTGCCTCTCCTGAGGAGTTTGGATTGTTACATTTGGCTGATAAAAAACGATCTGTTGAAGATGGAGTATTTATTCGCGAATTCGAGTGCAGAGACCGAAATACTTTTTAATAGCGCGAAGAATTTCATTTTTGTAGTGAACAAGATGAAACGTGAAACGGGCGATGACAGCGCGGTGATGCTGTCGAAAGAGTTGGACGAATTACAGAATTTACAGTGCAAGCTGATAGTAACCATATTCGATTTCTTCCGAATTCTTCTCGACTCCGAT GAAAACTATGTGCCGGATTACTTTCTGTGCAAGGACCTGTTCGAGCTAATCTCAAAATGTATAATGTGCCCTCAAGTTGTAGGGTTCGAGACGATCAATCTCGAAAGCACCGAATCGCTTTCGCTAATTCTACATGACCTAATGGAATCAATGATACGAAAGGGCGATCACGCCATACTAGATGCTATAAAACGTCAACTATCTGTGCACGTGGAGAAGCATATAAACAATTTCAttgatttagacaaaattgtttCCAGCTCATGTAGTTGTAGTGAACTGAAACAATATGTTCACGGTTTAAGGTTTTTGGAGCGACATAATATCCTCGGTCAGATGTACaat GGGATTTATTCGATCGATCAACCGGACGATAAAATTACGCGAGTCTTTGGTGTTCTAGCACGAGAAGAAATAGGCGAATTTGTTTCTGTAAATATAAAGACGCCGGTAATCGAGTATTTGCAAATTCTGATGGAGCTGCTCCTCAGTCGTTACGAG ACATCGATAACGAAAACGCTTGTCGCATTAATTGGGAACGATACGATGGTCTGGGACTTGTTCGTCCCAGAAGATCGTCTGGGCATGTACTTTCTACGTCTGTTTAAAAACGAGATATTTAAATACATGCTGAAGGATGCAGAGAAAACTATGGAAGCATTCGACTCGTTATTGCAAACAAATTCGTCTCTTCTGCTGACAATGATGGAGCAACTATTCTTGTTTGTGCAACGACACCGAAACGAATTACGCGAGAACAGAGAATCTTTAGCGGACGCTATGATTAAGAGATTCACAGTTTTCGAACGAGCCGTGAACGATCAACACGATAGAAAAGAGAAGCTAATAAGCATTTATGGAGTCGTCGTGAGCTTGAAGGAAAGGCCGATCGAGGTGCAGTCTTTGAACAAAGACTTTCACGCGTGGATACTGGATCAATTAACGGGAAACGACGACGACGTGAATGATAAAATCAGGATTCTTCAGAATTTCCTGGTATGCTTGACCGACAAAACATCCGATTCCCAGCCAGAATTGCTTGCCATTCTACATACGCTGCGAACCGACAGGATAGCTCTGTGTCCAAATAATTTCTCGCTGAGGGACGTGAAAGCTTCGAAAGCGATCAACTGTTTCCAAACGCTGTTAACACTCCTACCGGTGACCAAATCGATTGTAGTATTCAAGTCGATAATTTTATTCGCTGCTGGCATCGCTGAACACTTATGGGATGATAGAACGGAAGagaacctgaagagatatttcatTTCTATCGGGCCTGCGAATGCTCTAGCTTCTATGGAGGCAGCGTACAAGTTGTTCTTGAGCTTGAACAAGCCGATAAACGAGAGATTCGATATACTACGGCGATTTCTTCTACCGTCGTTTGAATTCTGCGAGACTGCCGAGATCAAGAAATTTTTCGAGAGAAATATTCGTGAAATATACACCGTAATCGAGCGAGCAATTGTTGGGAGCAGTTCGGACATGAGTCAACTGATCGTATCGAAGATAGGCTGCTACGATCTCGTCGCAGTCATGTTCGCCAAGGTGGACATCAACGAAATCGATGATCCGGACAGCGTGATTACACGAAACGCCATCGACCAAGTGGAAACTGGTAAAGAACTGCTGAGAAATTTGTACAGAAGCACGCTACAGGTACGCATGCTGAAGACGCCTGATCCGGAACAGAAAGAGACGATGAGACTGTTGCACTGCTCCGCGTACAATCTTTCCATAGCGATTGTGTCCTTGAAAACAGACGAGGACACCTACAAGAGCATCTTCGCTGAGAACCGAAAGAAGGAGCAGCTGATTTGGGAGAACATTGTGGACTGCCAGAAACGGTACGATATTGAGCAGACCTTCAAGGAGTATCCGAAGCACTACAAAAAGCTGGTTAACATAAGAAAAAGTATAAGAAAGCAGACGAACTCTGGCCGGAACTCTTACGTCTACAGTTATGATCTGTCCAACTGCACCTTGAACGAAGACATACACGCTTACGATTATAACGAAGCTGTTGTGCGTGACAACAACACGGACACTAAACAAGAGAGCATGAGCGTGTTGCTCGAAAGCGATCAGCTGAATAACCACGAATGCATGGCAACGATTTGCGGTGTGTTGAATCACATGATATCGACGCAAATCTCTACGCCGCCCGACGACAATACTGATCAGGATGATATCGTAATACCGAAATGGTTGGAATGTTTCTGCAGCCCAGCTGGCAGCGACAATGTCAGACTGTTCAAGCTGAAAATTATGCTAAACATGCAAACCGTGTTCAAGCCGTACGCGAAATATTGTCTGCAGGTAATAATACACACTGCTTACTCGTATTTAGTACGGAATCCGTTGAACTACGTGATTGCTGACGTTATAGAAATGCTGATAGACTGGCGGAGGGTAGCGTTGCCGGACACACCCAAAGAGAAAGCGATCGTGCAGAAGTTATGGGAAATTATGATCGAGACAGCAGTCGTGAACAAGACGAACGATATTACCGGAGCtgtttataaatataatctCTACATGATCAAAGTGATACTCGAAATGTGGCGTGATTGCTTGGAGTTGCCGCAGAACTTGGGTAGCAAAATGGAAACCGCGGCCGGGGCCACGGTATACTTGATATTGATCTGCATGGTGAACGGAATGATCGACAAGATGATCGAGAGGGAGGATATCTTCAAGTTCCTCGAGAAATCTCTGCAAAACTGGAAGGACGACAAGCAGACGGTGGTGCAGTGTTGCGAGTGCTTCGGTCTGATTTTAAAGCACTTGAACGAGCACGATAGCCTCTCGAGCAGAATCGGGCTGATCATTGAACAGATCAGGAGCGTGTTAAGGCAGATGCAAGCGTCATTCGCGGCCAGACAAATCATATGTATTCGCGCGCTGTGTAAGAGCTACCCGGACGCTGGAATCATTTATTTCGACTTTGTCACTACGAACATGATCAGGGTGGACCGAATGGAACAGTCGTATTGCTTGGAGATATTCCTGCACTGCATACCGAAGTTCAATACGGAACAAGTGCTGAAGGAGttggaatatttaaaatttcgcgATCTCTTGAAGAACAAAGTTCTACTTTACGAGAAGATAGCGTTACAGATTATTCACGCTTTAGTCTCGATTCTCCCTCCGTCGTATTTGTTGTCTCTAGTCGTCCTGGTGACTCCGTACACGAAACACGATTCTTCCGAATACAGAGACTGCGCCTACGACATTTTCATAGGCGTTTATAACAAGTATATCGTAGATACGTCTGACGAGGAAGACGCGAGAAAACTGATGCACATTAGCAAAGAGATGCTGTTCGATGGGATATTAGATCCCGCTGAACAGCTGCAAGAAAAGATTCTAGACTTCTGGACTCGAAGTGCACACTTAACGAGCACTCGCGAACAGAGATTGTTGGAAAGTTTGAATGCGTACGTACCTGGTGCTAGCGGCAATTTTCTACCGTATCTGCTTCTCATGATCCTGGACCTCGCCAAGAAGTCGAAGAACTATATGCAGAAGATATTCGACGAACCGTTGTACGAAGATTGTAATTACAGAGATTATAAGATAACACCCTCGTGGAGAACGAAGAATCTGGGATCGAAAGCGCCGCTTTTCGTCCCGTCTTTAGCTAGTAAAATGAATCAGACGTTTACTCAAATGACCGCTACTCTTACAGGTTCGTTCGAGTCTTCGTACACGAGACCGTACGAGTCGAATACCGGGTTCGATCTTCAGGCCACTCAGGATCTGGAATTTGAACCGACCTTCGCCGACCAAGAGCCTACATCGATGTCGGACAATTACGACTTTGACGATACGTTCAAAATGCCGGCGGTGCCGGAACCTGCTCACAATAAGAAATCGAAACGGATGTTGAGCAGTTCTGCCGAGATCTCGTCGGCCATTCGACAGAAAGAGATCAAGAAGAATATACAACGTGCCGAGATGATAAAAGAGGATGCAGTTCGCCAAAGAAGCAGCGTGAAATTGtatagaaaatatagaataGGCGATTTTCCAGACATCGAAATATTTCACTCGacattgatcgaaccgttgcaacAGCTGGCGAAGAAGGACTCGCAGATTTGTAAGGACTTGACAGTTTCCATTGTCTGCGCGTTTCTGAAAGAATGCAGAGAAAACGAGTTCGTAAAGAACGTCGCTGATAGTTTGAAGCTTATCGTCGAAAAAGAACGAGGTAGTAATGCTATGATAGCTGTGAGTTTGGAGATACTGCAGGCTACTCGCGTGGTTAATTGTTCGCCGGAGGTGGTCGCAAGGGTCTCGAGATTGAATAGTTTGAATTTCCTCGGTCCGCTTGTTATCGAAGAAAATATAATCTATCGTAGAAACGATATCGAACCGCCTAAGAAGAGAGCGAGAAATTATGATGTACAAGACACAACGATGCAACACTGTCTGCAGGAAGAATGGTTGCAGTTGGCGAATCTTTACGAGTCCATCAACGACGTTGACGTGGTCCTCAGCATCTTTCATAATCATATTACGAACGAGGATATACGGGACGCATCTTTTGCTCAAACAGCTAACAATTGGGTCGAAGCGAAAGCTGCTTACGAGAAAGCCTACGAAACAGATTCAGTCTTGGTGAAAGAGCATTGTCTTCAAGGCTTGTTCGAGTGTCTGAGCAATATGTGTCGCTGGGACAAGATCGACGAACATATACAAAAGAAATCAAACGAAAGCATAGAGAACATTTGGGACGATCCGTGGAAAGATTGGATGCTCCCATGGTTGTTCGAGGTTTACGTAAGAAGATTAATAGACGCGAAAGCTAGCAACTCACTTTTCGAGACGAAGGAGCTTATCGAGGCTTGGCTAGGAAACGATGCGAAAGTCAAGTATATTAAACGATCCTTTGGCAGTGAACTGACCATGTTCTGGCTGTACGATCAATTAGAAGTTGCTCGTGACTTAACGCTCAGCACATTGGACGAGATGAGAGAACAATGGATCAGACTTCATCCGCTCTCTACACAGTTGCGGGTCCACATGCTGCAGAGATTGCGAATAATCAACGATGTCAACTGGTATATAAAAGTTCTAAAAACAGCAGAGCGTCCGGACGACTTGCGAGACATCCTCAACTTCTGGAACAACAGTCTACCATCCGTTCAAGATGCCATCATCCCATGGGAGAAGTTAACATCCTATAGAATTGAGTTCATCAGCGGACCGCTAAGAAAAACAATGGCGAAATGGAATATAGACGAAACTCAACAGGATTCAGAAAGCGTTCCGGACCGAGTGGAAGCAGGAATTGCTCGGCAATTGAGTACAGCAGCTTTCAGCATGCGACTGAAAATGATCGAGACAGCGCTGGCCCAGAAGAATAAATACATAGCAAAAAAATACTTGATCCAGTTGGAGAAAATAATCAATATATCGGATCATTCCGTAGACATGGAGCACCAATTCTTGTTGGCTGTTGCGAAGACAAAGTACTTAAACGGCGAGATTGAAACAGACACGAAGAAGAAGCTGTCCAACTACGCCTCTTCTTGGACGCACTGTCACGATCTCCTGCGGAGGGCTGATCTCGATCCAATGATAAATGTGCACATCCGGCATCAAATTGGTAAAGTAGCTTCGAAGCTAGCACAGTTAAGTCAGAAAGATGCAACATTCTCTGATTTACTAGCGGGGAACACTGCGATTTTGGATAGGATTAATGTTGCGAACGATGATGCACCTGCTATTCGAGAGTCATTGAACGCGTATTGCTTGAATCAGCTGAAAGAGTGTTGCGCTGTAGAATCTCCGAGCATCAGGGAGTGCTACTACACTCTTTCCAAGTATTGTTACGAGAAATTATCGGGCGACAGCTATGCTGGCGATGCTGAAATAAGTAAAGAATTCGTACGTTCCACATTGAAAGCAATGAGCTACGGGTCTCTGGAGGCAGCCCACTATTTCCCTTGCTTGCTCAAGTCTGAATATTTCGAGGACGAACAGACAAAGGATATTTTCTTGAAAGATTGCGAGGGGATCCAAACTTGGTTGTTCCTATCTTGGCAAGCCCAGCTGTTCTCGCATCTGGGAACCGCCATTGCCCCGTTGATCATACCAATCCTGAAACGCATCGTGGAAACTTATCCGAATGCTGTGATGTATACGTTCCGTTTGACAGTGGAAACCAACCCTGCGCTTCTGAACGAGGCCAGAACCTATGAGATTCGGCAAATACTCTACCAGAGATCCGAAATCGATCATTTCCTACTGGCAATGCAATACCTCGTTCAGCCGGAATTATATTTGCAGTATTATCTGTTTGAACTGTTGAAAAACTTGTCGCTGGGATCTGCCACAGCTGTGAGCATGCTTCTGAAGAAAGTATATCCGAATAAAAGAGAGATGGAGCAGGATCTAAGACCAGGGACGATATTCAACGAGATTAAAGCCTATGAGAATCAAATAAAGAGATGGGAGTCGTGGAAGCCCGAAAAGATTAAGCAAGAAGTTTCTAAGCTgatcgaaaaattgaagaactCTTTCGGGAGGCGCAAAGATAAATCACATTTGCAGGATTACAGTCCTTGGTTGCACAGGTTCTCTGGAAAGGACATAGAGATACCTGGACAGTACACCGGCGACAGGAAGCCTATGCCACGGTATCACGCCAAGATCATCAAGATAGAACCTTCCGTGAAGGTGCTGAAATCCCTGCGCAAACCCATTCAAATAGTTATGATTGGCAATGACGCAAAGGAGTATAACTTTCTGGTGAAGTTTGGCGAAGATTTGAGACAAGACCAAAGACTACAACAGCTGTTCACTGTTATGAACAAGACGTTGCGTATCGACACTGCCTGCAAACAGAAGCAGCTGTCTATCGACACTTATCAG GTGATCCCTTTGTCGAAAACGGTGGGTCTGATACAATGGATAGACAACACAAGGTCTCTGCAGGAATTTATACGCTTTACATTC